The following DNA comes from Pyxidicoccus trucidator.
GTCGAGCCCCCGCACGGCGAGAACCAACTCAAGCAGGGTGGACTCATCCAGGGTTCCAAAGCTCAGCGCCTTCAGGTCTTCGGCAAGCGCCCCGAGACTGGCGGGCCGTGAGCCCGCGACTCCTCCATAGAGCGCATTGAAGACCTCGGTCTCGATGAGAGGGTTTCCCGCCGTGTTCAGCCGCTTGAAGATGATGCGGAGTGTCTTCTCCTCCGCCGCCTCGACGACATAGGCCGGCACCTGATACTCGCGGATGGCCTTCCCGAAGCGGATGGCCCGTCGTGTGTGCTCCAGGTGCTGTGCGCGCCCGGGATAGCGGTTCAGCCACTCCAGCAGCAGCTCACTGTCCAGCACGACCCGCAGGGGCAGCCAGTGTTGCGGCGGAGTCGCGTCGCTGGCGGAGGAGACGACCTCTTCCGTCTCCAGGTCGAAGAAGAGGCTGAAGTCATCACGTTCCCCGTCCTCGGGATGGAGCAGCACGCCCGTCAGCGCGGTGATGCGCTGCTGTCCGTCCACCACCCAGAGCGCCTGGCTCGTCGAGGGCGCGTCGATGCGCACCGGACCCAAAGTGACGCTCGCGGCGGGCGCCTCGCGCTTCCAGAAGAGCAGCGTGCCAATGGGATATCCCCGGTACACGCTGTCGAACAGGTCGCGTACATCCTCGGCCGTCCAGCGCAGCGGGCGCTGGAACTCGGGGATGCGCACCTCTCCACGCCGGACACTGTCCAACAGGTCCTCGATGCTGAAGGCCGTCGCTTGGGGCCGCCGGGTCAGGGTCGCGGGCATGGCTTACCTATGGACGGGCTGTAACACGGCCCCGGACAGCGCTCCGCTTTCAGGTCTCCCCTCATCCATAGGGTCCAGAGTCTCTTTTGAACCCCCTGGGAGTGGGGCTCGGCGAACACTGTTAGTGTAAAGTTGCGTCCATTTGGAACCGTGAATGTTTGTTTGTGTGCTCGGAGGGGAAGGGTGCTTGACGGTCGCTTGAAGGGCCTTCAGAGTGCCTCCCACGTTTCCTCTTCGGAGTGAGACGCGGCGGCGGTGAATGCCTCCCCCAAAAGCGTCACCGCCGTGGAAGTCCCAGTTGAGCCCCGCGCGCCGCGTTCCCCCTCTCGGCGCGCGGTGGCCCCTGGGATTTCTCCCCACCTCCTCGCACCCACGCCCTACGAGCAACCGTCCTCCGCGCGCCTCATGCGCGTCGTCCATCGCGCTTGCGAGCACCGGGTGACTTGCGGAGAGTGGGCGCCTCCCTCGGAGGACCCCTTGCCCGTCGCCACCTTCGTCCTGCCTGCCTCCCTCGCGCTCCAGCTTCTGTCGGGCGCCGCGCCCGCGAAGCCCGCTGCTCCCGCTGCCACCGCAGTGAGCGCCACCGGCGCGAAGGCCGCGGCGCCCGCCACTGGCGCGAAGGCCGCGGCCCCCGCGTACTCGCAGGCTGTCGCGGAGAAGCTCATCGGTCCCGCACTCACGGAAGGCCAGGCCTACGCGCGCCTCGCCGAGCTGACCGACGGCATCGGCCCGCGCCTGTCCGGCAGCGAGGCCGCCGAGGCCGCCGTGCAGTGGGCCCTGCGCAGCTTCAAGGCCGACGGCGTCAAGGCGTGGACGGAGCCCGTCAAGGTGCCGCGCTGGGTGCGCGGTGAGGAGCGCGGCGAGGTGCTCGCCTCCGAGCGCACGCGCGGGCACCCGCTCTCGCTGCTCGCCCTGGGCGGCAGCCCGCCCACCGCGCCCGAGGGACTCACCGCCGAGGTGGTGGAGGTGACGTCGCTGGAGGAGCTGGCGGCGCTCGGCGGGGCGGTGAAGGGGAAGATTGTCTTCTTCAACCACACCATGTCCGTGGCCGCCGACTACGGTCGCTTCGCCGGGCTGCGCGGGCGTGGGCCGGCTGTCGCGGCGAAGGCCGGAGCGGTGGGTGCGCTGGTGCGCTCGCTGGCCACCGCCTCGCTGCGCACGCCGCACACCGGCTCCACGCGCTTCGAGGACGGAGGCCCGCGCATCCCCGCCGCCTCCATCGCCACCGAGGACGCGGACCTGCTCCACCGGATGCTCGCCGGTGGCGCGGTGCGCGTGAAGGTGGTGCTCGGCTCCTCGGAGCTGCCGGACGCGGACTCCCACAACGTCATCGCCGAGGTGCGCGGCCGGGAGAAGCCGCAGGAAATCGTGCTCATCAGCGCGCACCTGGACTCGTGGGACGTGGGCACGGGCGCGCATGACGACGGCGCCGGCGTGGTCATGGTGATGGAGGCCGCGCGGCTCATCGCGAAGCTGCCGCAGGCGCCCCGGCGCACCGTGCGCGTGGTGCTCTTCATGAATGAGGAGAACGGCCTGCGCGGCGCGCGTGCGTACGCGGAGGCCCATGCCGCCGAGCTGCCCCGGCACGTGGCCGCGATGGAGATGGACGCGGGCGGCGGGCGGCCCCTCGGCGTCAGCCTGCGCGCGGGCGCGGGCGGGCAGGAACTGGTGCGCCCGTGGCTGAAGCCGCTGGTGGCGCTGGGCGCGGGCACCTTCTCCGCGCGCGAGGCGGGCGGCGCGGACCTGAGCCCCATGGTCTCCGCGCGCGTGCCCTTCTTCGGCGTGGAGGTGGACAGCAGCCGCTACTTCGACGTGCACCACACCATGGCGGACACGCTGGACAAGGTGGATCCGCAGGACCTGGCGCGCAGCACCGCCGCGACGGCTTGGGCGACGTACGCGCTCGCGGAGATGCCGGGCCTGCTCGTGCGGCCGGAGCCGCCCCCGGTGCCTTCCGGGCCTCCCGCGGTGTCACCGGCGAAGGCCTCGGGGCACTGAGGGTTGGCGGAGTAGGGCGTCGATGACGAGCAGGTGGAGGACTGCCATGAAGCGGAACACGCGGCTCCCGGTGCTGATGGCGGTCCTCTGCGTCTTCGTGGGCTGTGCGTCCGCGCCGGAGACGAGCGCTGGGCTGGAGGAGAGCAAGCTGTCGCTGCGCGACGGCGCGGTGCTCGAAGGGCCCGCGTGTGGGCTGGAGTCGCCCGAGTGCCCTGAGGGCCTCACGTGCGCGAGCCTGGACCTGGACACGGGACGGAGCTTCCAGTGCGTACGCGCCCAGGAGGTCTGCGACCGTCTGCAGTGCGGCCAGGGCCGCGAG
Coding sequences within:
- a CDS encoding M20/M25/M40 family metallo-hydrolase, whose amino-acid sequence is MPVATFVLPASLALQLLSGAAPAKPAAPAATAVSATGAKAAAPATGAKAAAPAYSQAVAEKLIGPALTEGQAYARLAELTDGIGPRLSGSEAAEAAVQWALRSFKADGVKAWTEPVKVPRWVRGEERGEVLASERTRGHPLSLLALGGSPPTAPEGLTAEVVEVTSLEELAALGGAVKGKIVFFNHTMSVAADYGRFAGLRGRGPAVAAKAGAVGALVRSLATASLRTPHTGSTRFEDGGPRIPAASIATEDADLLHRMLAGGAVRVKVVLGSSELPDADSHNVIAEVRGREKPQEIVLISAHLDSWDVGTGAHDDGAGVVMVMEAARLIAKLPQAPRRTVRVVLFMNEENGLRGARAYAEAHAAELPRHVAAMEMDAGGGRPLGVSLRAGAGGQELVRPWLKPLVALGAGTFSAREAGGADLSPMVSARVPFFGVEVDSSRYFDVHHTMADTLDKVDPQDLARSTAATAWATYALAEMPGLLVRPEPPPVPSGPPAVSPAKASGH